GGACAGGTGCTGGGACCCCGCAGGAGAGCCGGACTCTGCCGCTTTGGGGTATCGCCCCGCTcctgcccagtgctggggctgggagtcCCAGTGAGGACCAGTGAGGAGCGAGGCTGGGCAGCATCACCCGTCACCAGGCAGAGCCGGGCCCCGCAGGGCTCCCTCTGACACTTGGTCCGCGCTGGGGCAGCgaccccggggagggggctgccggcCCCCGCCAGCACCGGGGCTCCCCGGCCTCGGCGGCCCCcacctgccccctccccaaagccCTCTCCGGGGCCGTGCGCGGCCCAAGTTCAACAGTGCACCCTGTGGAACCCTGCCGGagtgtctgtccgtctgtctgctctgcagggtgctgggtgctgctgctctgcctgggaacAGCCGAGTCAGAGGCAGGGCTCCCTCCTAGTGGCTGGGCACCTGGGGGGGCCCTgtcccccggccccgggggcccCGGCACTCAGCTCCACGGCCCAAGAGCAACACCTGCCCCTCGTCCGGTCCCGCTCTCGCTGCCCGCTGCCAGGAGAGGCGATGGCCGGAGGTTGGGGTGTCCCGCTGGCGCTGCTGGCAGTGCTGACCCTGCAGGGCACGGGGGCCGTGAAAGGTGGGTGAGGGCACCGGGGCCCTGGGGTGGTGGGTCTGGGGGCAGAGGTGGGGCGTGGGGTGCCCTGCACCCACGGGGCGGGTGGTGGGGGGCTGGTGTAAGGCTTGGGGCAGGGCCCTGGCCGTGGGGAGCTCCGTCCCTCCGTCTCACCCATCCCCTGGGTGGAGATGGGCTCCAGACGCTCGTTCCTGGACCTCCCCCGGCCCAGGTCTCCCTGCCCTCCTACCCCCCAGTGGCCCAGCTCCAGGGTCAGGTCCCCGCAGCACCCACCGCTCCTGGGTCTCCTCCCTTCGCAGCGGCTGCGCCCCGTGTGGCCTGGCCCAGGCGGGGTTCGTGCGTGGGGCAGGACAGCCAGTGCCCAAGTCCTTGGGGCCCCGGGACCACCACCCCACCCCGCAGCACCTCTGGGGACAGGTGCCGGTGGTCCCACAGCCTgtcaccggccccggccccaggaGATGAGGAAGGGAAACCTCCTGGTggcatggaggtgctggagttgggggctgggggcagagcggGTGTCTGAGGGCTCCCTTTCCTGGGGAGGGGCGGGTGTCAGCACCTGCCCAGCCCTGTGGGACCCCTgcgggaagggagagagaggctCCGGGTGGGCCCTTCTCCCCATCAGGGCCTCCCTGCACCGACGCAGTGTCCTCAGGGGGAGCCTGTGGGGAGACGGGGCGAGCCCTGCGGCAGCGGGAAGGGCACTCACCCTAATGCCTGTCCCTTCCCAGTGCGGCATGTGTTGATCCAGGCCGAATTCTACCAGCGGGCTGAGACGCTGCAGCAGGAGGGCGGCGAGTTCATGTTTGATTTCGATGGGGACGAGATCTTCCACGTGGACCTGCAGAAGACAGAGACCGTCTGGCGCCTGCCCGAGTTCGGGAACTTCGCCACCTTCGAGGCGCAGGGAGCTCTGCAGAACATGGCAGTATCAAAACAGAACTTGGAGATCATGATTCAAAGGTCCAACCGCTCGCAGGCCACCATCGGTAACAACCCGGCCGCAGCACGGCCAGCGCCTTCGCCCCCGGGGACGCTGCCAGGGCTGTCGCCGCCAGCGGGGTGCACGGCGCCCTGCTCCCCTGCAGCGCGTGGGGACCCGGGCACAGCCCCAAGCCGGGCTGCGGGGTCTCCCTGGGTGGGCGGTGGAGCACAAGGGGGGCCAGGTCGGTGGGGCAGGaggccccagcccagcccgagGCAGCGAAGCCTGGCTGACCCGAGACTGCACTGACCCCTTCTCCATCCCCCGCCAGTGCCACCTGAGGTGACGGTGTTCTCCGAGGACCCCGTGGAGCTGGGGGACCCCAACATCCTGATCTGCTACGTGGACAAGTTCTGGCCATCCGTCATCACCATCACGTGGCTGAGGAACGGGCAGGTGGTGACGGACGGCGTCCTCGAGACCGTTTTCTACCCACGGGAGGACCACAGCTTCCGCAAGTTCTCCTACCTGCCCTTCATCCCCACCCGGGGGGACTACTACGACTGCCGCGTGGAGCACTGGGGGCTGCCCACCGCCCTCCTGAAGCactggggtgaggaggggggccgggccggggcccggacgcctgggtcccctcccctTGCAGGCAGCGAGGGGGGCTCAGCGCCCCATCCTCACCCACCCTCCCCCCTCTGCAGAACCCCAGGTGCCCCTCCCCGCCTCCGAGAGCACCGAGACCCTGGTGTGCGCCCTGGGCCTGGCCGTGGGCATCGTCGGCATCATCGCGGGCACCATCCTCATCATCAAGGCCATGAAGATGAACAGCGCCCGCAACCAGCGGGGCGTCTTGTGAGGGGGCAGGGCCCAGGgtgccctcccagccctccagcccCCACCAGCCCTCGCCCTCACGTCCCAGCTGCGTCCCCAGGGCCAAGCCCTGCGCCCCACACccctgccccgagcccccccaccccgctccacCCCACCGCTGCCCCCTTGCCGTGCCCCGTGGGCACCCCACTGACCGGGGCTCTGCCTTCCCAGGCTCTGGGGTGCTTCCGAGCAGCAGTAAAGGTGGTTGGGGACAGCCTGGCACCACTCATTCTGTTCATCGGCGCCCCGCTCGTCCTGGTGATACAGTGTGGTGGGGAACAGGGCgactggggggctgtggggctggtgtGCTGGGTGCCGTGTTGGGGTGCAGGGCGGCGCCCCGTGAGGGGAGCGGCCATCACCAAATGGGGCTGGACGGGGTGCCCCACCCCAgggccctgctccccccaccacAGCGGGGTCCGGCACCGGGAGGGGGACACGGAGCCACCCACCAGAGCAGGTGAGGGGACTCATGACCCCTCGTCCCCGTCCCCAGCCCTGATCCATCCGAGAGGCAGGCTCTGCCAcccgccccccccacctcccaggggAAGGGGTGTTGGCCCCCCCTCGCAGTGTCCCCCCACCGTCGGCAGCCCCAAGCACGTCTGGTCCCCGCTGAGGCCTCGGAGCCCTGTCACGGACTCGTGGGCACAGGGAAGGGAGTGACCCACCCCTGCCCCACTGTCCCCAAACAACCAGGGCCGGAGGATACTGGGACACTTTATTAGGCAGAGCCGGAGCAGCCGAGGGCCACCGTCACGGGGCCCTGGGGACCTCGGGGCTGCAGAGCCCTGACAGCcaagctgggctgggctgggagggagggggtgacCCCGGGGATCAGTGCGGGGACGTGGGGGTCCAGGACGGGGCACCGTGAGGCAGAGGCGACGCTGGGGGGCAGAGGATGGACAGCGGCGGAGCAGATCCGCAGGGGCAGGAGTTCATTCAGgagctctgtgaggagagaagAGGGGGTGACCACCGGGCTGGGGACGGTGTGTCCCCAGGGCTCTGCCCCCGCGCTATCGGGGGACACGCTCCATATGGACACGCTGCCATTGGGAGCAGGTGGGGACCAGCCCACAAGGGGAGGGTGGAGCGGGGTCGGGGGAGACAGGCAGACGttacctgcagcctggggaacgAGGTGCCCTGAAACAAGGAGAGACGAGGTCAGCGTCGGAGCAGGGGCAGAaccgcagcccctgccccacgCACAGGAGACACCCCAGGGAACCCCCACCCAGTCTCCCAACCGCTCTCACCTTCTTGCGCATGTAGAGGAAGAGCCCCAGTGCCAGGAAGATGAGCCCCAGCACGAAGCCCCCCACCCCCGTGAGCATCTTGCTCCTGGCGGCGTCCGACTGCACCTCTGCGGGGACGAGAGCAgggggtcagggctggggggggcccccGTCCCACTCCCCACCGCGACCAGGGGCTTGGGCCCCCACCCAACCAGGCTGCCGGACAGGGCAGGGCCTTACCCCACTGCTGGGTGACGGGGTGCTGCAGGCTGACGTGCTCCACCTGGCACACGTAGGTGTCCCCGCGCTGCGGGGTGGTTTCCAGCATCACCAGCACCTGGTAGGTCCAGTCTCCGTTCTGGATCATGTCCGTGGACACCACGTGCTCCGTCTCCTCCTGCCCGTTCTTGAACCACTTCACCTCAATCTCCGCGGGGTAAAACCCCGTCACGTAGCAAACCAGCCGGTTGGTCTGGGGCAGGGAGCTCGACTGCATGGGGGAGACCCTCACCTTGGGCTCCACTGGGGGAGAGCGAGACACAGCTGGcaaggggctggcagagcccagggGCCACCCTGCACGCCCGCCCCCAGCCTGGACCAGCGGTCCCCATGCAGGACGTGCCCAGCGAGGGGGCGAGGGACTCGCGTCCTCGTGGAAGGGCGCAGGGGCTTTGCCCGAGGCCAGGCCCAAGCACGGCACAGACACTCTCTCTCCTCCTGCGAGCCCGGGGGCTTGGCTTGGGCCCGTCCCCCGGGGAAATGTTCTGGCACGCActcacctctcctctccacaATGAAAGGGGTCAACACCTCATAGTTCTGTCGGCAGGATGTGTCCACGATAGCCCGTGTGTTCTCCAGTATGTCCGGCTGGCTGTTCCAGTACTTGGCATCAGGCTCACCCAGGGGGGTGTCGGCCACAAAGTGACCCACATCACTGTCAAAGTGCACATTCTGCTCCCGGTTGTAGATGTCCTTGCGCAAATACCTCACATTCTTGTTGCCATTGAGGTAGTGACACTCACCCTTACCCATCACCTGGAAAAACCCTGTTTGTGAAGGGCGGCAGGTCatgggagggcagggaggcacCGTGgggccccctccccaccaccattctcctcccagcctcccccagaGCCACACAGCTGCGCTAGGACTGGCCATGGGATCCTGACCCCGCCAGGACTCCGTTTCTCTGCCTGGGGACTGGGGAGAGCTGGAGGGGACAGAGCCCAGGGGAagggaggggcaggagggagccagAGCAGAACTGGGCCAAGAGGCGCTTCCCGGGGTTCAGCGAGGGCGGGGAGCATCATCCCCAAACTGTTTGGGAACCGGGTCTCAGCTGGAGCCCACTGCTCCCAGGGCCCGCGGAGGACAGATGATAGGACGAGGGATTTGGTGGGGGCAGCCCTCCTCCACCTGCAGGGTGGTCCCAGGGGCTAGGAGGGGGGCCTCTCAGCGGCCCCCCAACCCCAGACCCCCAGCACCTGCCAGGGCACGTGTGGGATCCAACCCCACCAACACCCTCCCCGTGCCCCAGCTCTGAGCTCACCTGAGGTCTCCTGGCCACCAGCCGGGTGGGCTCCCAGCACCACCAGCGCCACCAGCACGGCCCCAGCTCCCCGGACACGACCGGTCTCCATCGCTGCTCACAGCAGAGGCTGGAAAGGTGCTGGGACCCCGCAGGAGAGCCGGACTCTGCCCCTTTGGGGTATCGCCCCGCTcctgcccagtgctggggctgggagtcCCAGCGAGGACCAGTGAGGAGCGAGGCTGGGCAGCATCACCCGTCACCAGGCAGAGCCGGGCCCCGCAGGGCTCCCTCTGACACTTGGTCCGCGCTGGGGCAGCgaccccggggagggggctgccggcCCCCGCCAGCACCGGGGCTCCCCGGCCTCGGCGGCCCCcacctgccccctccccaaagccCTCTCCGGGGCCGTGCGCGGCCCAAGTTCAACAGTGCACCCTGCGGAACCCTGCCGGagtgtctgtccgtctgtctgctctgcagggtgctgggtgctgctgctctgcctgggaacAGCCGAGTCAGAGGCAGGGCTCCCTCCTAGTGGCTGGGCACCTGGGGGGGCCCTGGCACTCAGCTCCCCGGCCCAAGAGCAACGCCTGCCCCTCGTCCGGTCCTGCTCTCGCTGCCCGCTGCCAGGATAGGCGATGGCCGGAGGTTGGGGTGTCCCGCTGGCGCTGCTGGCAGTGCTGACCCTGCAGGGCGCGGGGGCCGTGAAAGGTGGGTGAGGGCACCGGGGCCCTGGGCTGGTGGGTCTGGGGGCAGAGGTGGGGCGTGGGGTGCCCTGCACCCATGGGGCGGGCGGTGGGGGGCTGGTGTAAGGCTTGGGGCAGAGCCCTGGCCGTGGGGAGCTCCGTCCCTCCATCTCACCCATCCCCTGGGTGGAGATGGGCTCCAGGTGCACCCCaggaaggcagggcagggcaggaagcGGTGGAGGGGGCCAGGATGCTCGTTCCTGGACCTCCCCCGGCCCAGGTCTCCCTGCCCTCCTACCCCCCAGTGGCCCAGCTCCAGGGTCAGGTCCCCGCAGCACCCACCGCTCCTGGGTCTCCTCCCTTCGCAGCGGCTGCGCCCCGTGTGGCCTGGCCCAGGCGGGGTTCGTGCGTGGGGCAGGACAGCCAGTGCCCAAGTCCTTGGGGCCCCGGGACCACCACCCCACCCCGCAGCACCTCTGGGGACAGGTGCCGGTGGTCCCACAGCCTgtcaccggccccggccccaggaGATGAGGAAGGGAAACCTCCTGGTggcatggaggtgctggagttgggggctgggggcagagcggGTGTCTGAGGGCTCCCTTTCCTGGGGAGGGGCGGGTGTCAGCACCTGCCCAGCCCTGTGGGACCCCTgcgggaagggagagagaggctCCGGGTGGGCCCTTCTCCCCATCAGGGCCTCCCTGCACCGACGCAGTGTCCTCAGGGGGAGCCTGTGGGGAGACGGGGCGAGCCCTGCGGCAGCGGGAAGGGCACTCACCCTAATGCCTGTCCCTTCCCAGTGCGGCATGTGTTGATCCAGGCCGAATTCTACCAGCGGGCTGAGACGCTGCAGCAGGAGGGCGGCGAGTTCATGTTTGATTTCGATGGGGACGAGATCTTCCACGTGGACCTGCAGAAGACAGAGACCGTCTGGCGCCTGCCCGAGTTCGGGAACTTCGCCACCTTCGAGGCGCAGGGAGCTCTGCAGAACATGGCAGTATCAAAACAGAACTTGGAGATCATGATTCAAAGGTCCAACCGCTCGCAGGCCACCATCGGTAACAACCCGGCCGCAGCACGGCCAGCGCCTTCGCCCCCGGGGACGCTGCCAGGGCTGTCGCCGCCAGCGGGGTGCACGGCGCCCTGCTCCCCTGCAGCGCGTGGGGACCCGGGCACAGCCCCAAGCCGGGCTGCGGGGTCTCCCTGGGTGGGCGGTGGAGCACAAGGGGGGCCAGGTCGGTGGGGCAGGaggccccagcccagcccgagGCAGCGAAGCCTGGCTGACCCGAGACTGCACTGACCCCTTCTCCATCCCCCGCCAGTGCCACCTGAGGTGACGGTGTTCTCCGAGGACCCCGTGGAGCTGGGGGACCCCAACATCCTGATCTGCTACGTGGACAAGTTCTGGCCATCCGTCATCACCATCACGTGGCTGAGGAACGGGCAGGTGGTGACGGACGGCGTCCTCGAGACCGTTTTCTACCCACGGGAGGACCACAGCTTCCGCAAGTTCTCCTACCTGCCCTTCATCCCCACCCGGGGGGACTACTACGACTGCCGTGTGGAGCACTGGGGGCTGCCCACCGCCCTCCTGAAGCactggggtgaggaggggggccgggccggggcccggacgcctgggtcccctcccctTGCAGGCAGCGAGGGGGGCTCAGCGCCCCATCCTCACCCACCCTCCCCCCTCCGCAGAACCCCAGGTGCCCCTCCCCGCCTCCGAGAGCACCGAGACCCTGGTGTGCGCCCTGGGCCTGGCCGTGGGCATCGTCGGCATCATCGCGGGCACCATCCTCATCATCAAGGCCATGAAGATGAACAGCGCCCGCAACCAGCGGGGCGTCTTGTGAGGGGGCAGGGGCCAGAgctcccagcctccccccagcTGGACCCTCTGCACCCTCAGTCATCCCTCACATTAGCCTCGCGGGAGCTGCTCACCCTGGTGACCCATATGCCTGCCCCACCTCGTCAGCACCCCCCTCTCCTGTGCACACCACCCGCAGAAATGCTGGAGACGGCTCCAGAGCCAGACCTGGCAGAGTCCGGTTCCCACAGGGGACTGGGCTGCTTCCCATGGCTGGGGCAAGCTCGGGTGGCACCTGGGGCTGCTTCAGCACACCCCCTGCCAGGGGAAACTGCTGCAGAGCCCGGGATCCTACACTGGTCCCGGTATCCAACCCACACcactgctgtgctggggctgccctgcccacagcccctggCCCCACGGCCATCTCCAGCTGGGGATGTGGCGTCTCCTCCCAGCCCAGATGCGGGGTCTCCCCTGCAGACCCCTGAAGGGAGGGGAGGTGTGCCCTACCCCAAAGCTCCCCCTCGGCACACAGTCCTGCACCCTCCACTCCTGCTATGCTGCTTTGTCGCTACAATAAAGTGGATTGGGGTTGATCCTGCCATGCAACCCTCACTTTGAGTCCATTCTCTGCATGTGCTAGGGGGTGACTGCAGCTCTAGAAGCCCCCTCGATGTCTGGGTGATTTATGGGGCGGTGGGTTGTGCGCGTTGGGCAGAGCTCCAGGGATCTAGCTCCAGCTTttgggcagagggaaggggtaGGGTGACCTCAGGACTCCTGGGTTCTCCCAGCTGATGTAGGTGGGATCTTAGCACCTCTAAAGAGCAGTCCCATGGGGCAGGCACCCATTTGTGGCTCCTGGGGTGATCATAAAGCCCATTGGCAGATAACCACACTCATGGCGAGACCAGAAAGGGGCTCTGGGACAGCCCAACCCATCCTACTGTGCCACAGACatcagcagcatccctggggcaggTGGCGCTCTGGTGAACTGGGTGTGGGCAGAGCCAACGCCAGTCAGGGCCGAGACCCTGGGCAGGGGAGTCCTCGCTGGGTCCACCAGCGCCCAGGGAGGCTGCATGGGATGGCTGGGCTCCACACTGCCAGCGTTCACCCCATGGGTGTGAGGGCATGTGGCTGAACCCCTTGCAGGGCTAGGATGACACAGAGGGGGAACAGGCAAACTACAGGTGATGAGACCAGTTCATCTGACAGCCCTGTTCCCACAGGCATTGTTCCCTGTcatgcgcgcgcacacacacacacacacgtgtactCAGGGCAGTGGAGGGGAACACTGCAGCCACACCCAAGAGCCATTAGTTGGGGCAGAGGGGGAGCAAAGGTGGATCTTGCCCTCAGCCAgacaaattctcccagcagcagctttgcctgGTAACTGGTGACACCGCAGCCCTGCTCGGGAAGTCTGTGACAATGCCTGTCCTggttcccctttccttccccatcACCGCCCGGGTGCGTGGAGTCTACACACGAGGCTTGTGCatgtggggtgggggtggtggggtgccCTGCAGGCTCCGTGGGGCCCGGCACAGCCTCCGTGCAGAGGCTGGGCTGGAGGCGTTTGGTGCTGGAGCTCCAGGTTGTGCCCACGACGGGGTCTGAGCCCACGGGGCAGGGACATGCTGAGCTCCATGTGTGTGAGCCTCACGCTCAAGGATTGAGACAGAGGCACAAATCAGCAAAACCGCCATTGCCATGGggctgcagaggagaagcaggcaCTGAGGAAACCCCCGGACAAGGAGCAAATCCCTCCTGGGATGTAGACACGGCAGCACAGTGGCTCAGGGCCCACTTCCCTCCTTGCTGGGAGCGGAAGAGGAAGATGCGGCTGGAACAGAAAGTGGATGACGTGTGGCGGGGAGGATGTGAAACCTGGCTACCTCGCACATGGGTGGCATGCTGGGGTCGCATGGGGATACTAGAGGCATCACTCTGAGCCCCCAGTGGGATGCACTGGAAGGGGGCACAGCTGCAGGTCAGTCCAGTGTGGGGCCTGGTGGCAAGCAGACCTATTGCTCCGGGGCCTGAATAAAATCTACCTGGAGATAACCATTTCTAGGACAAAAAATATAAATAGCAGCAATAGCCAagcccccacccccagcatcaCATGGTGGTGATCAAACAGGAGCCGCTGTCCCTCCAGGGCAGATCTGGGGCTGGCCCCCACAGTAGATGCATCTCCCTGCGACCCACATGCTGAGGGGGCTCAGCCCTGAGCTTAGCCCTGAGGAGCACCAGCACACCTTGGGGACATGGCTAGAGCAGAGGGGGTCGGCTGCTGCTGGGGACGTGAGCCTTGTCCTCCCCTCTGGCAAAGGCACAACAAGCACCCTCAACCTCAGGAGGACACTCGTGGTCCTGACATGAGATgccagcagggagggagaaagggaatcAGTTTGGAAAGCGGATACAGTCCTGCACGGGTTGCAGGTAGTGCTGGCGGTGCAAGGCTCACCAGAGGTGTCCAGAGGCTCCTGCCTCGGCCACGCAGACCCAGAGCCCAAAGATGGCACATCCTGACAGATGGATCCCCAAAACGGCTGCTGCTCATTGCTGCCGGGTTT
This Harpia harpyja isolate bHarHar1 chromosome 25, bHarHar1 primary haplotype, whole genome shotgun sequence DNA region includes the following protein-coding sequences:
- the LOC128135891 gene encoding HLA class II histocompatibility antigen, DR alpha chain-like — translated: MAGGWGVPLALLAVLTLQGTGAVKVRHVLIQAEFYQRAETLQQEGGEFMFDFDGDEIFHVDLQKTETVWRLPEFGNFATFEAQGALQNMAVSKQNLEIMIQRSNRSQATIVPPEVTVFSEDPVELGDPNILICYVDKFWPSVITITWLRNGQVVTDGVLETVFYPREDHSFRKFSYLPFIPTRGDYYDCRVEHWGLPTALLKHWEPQVPLPASESTETLVCALGLAVGIVGIIAGTILIIKAMKMNSARNQRGVL
- the LOC128135888 gene encoding class II histocompatibility antigen, B-L beta chain-like; the encoded protein is METGRVRGAGAVLVALVVLGAHPAGGQETSGFFQVMGKGECHYLNGNKNVRYLRKDIYNREQNVHFDSDVGHFVADTPLGEPDAKYWNSQPDILENTRAIVDTSCRQNYEVLTPFIVERRVEPKVRVSPMQSSSLPQTNRLVCYVTGFYPAEIEVKWFKNGQEETEHVVSTDMIQNGDWTYQVLVMLETTPQRGDTYVCQVEHVSLQHPVTQQWEVQSDAARSKMLTGVGGFVLGLIFLALGLFLYMRKKGTSFPRLQSS
- the LOC128135893 gene encoding HLA class II histocompatibility antigen, DR alpha chain-like, translated to MAGGWGVPLALLAVLTLQGAGAVKVRHVLIQAEFYQRAETLQQEGGEFMFDFDGDEIFHVDLQKTETVWRLPEFGNFATFEAQGALQNMAVSKQNLEIMIQRSNRSQATIVPPEVTVFSEDPVELGDPNILICYVDKFWPSVITITWLRNGQVVTDGVLETVFYPREDHSFRKFSYLPFIPTRGDYYDCRVEHWGLPTALLKHWEPQVPLPASESTETLVCALGLAVGIVGIIAGTILIIKAMKMNSARNQRGVL